Within Lagopus muta isolate bLagMut1 chromosome 1, bLagMut1 primary, whole genome shotgun sequence, the genomic segment GAGGAGTTTGTCATATCCAAGAGCTTACTAAAGAATTTGACACTTCAAATAGAAAATCCAAGAGTTAAAAAAGGGTTATAGAAGTTAGCAAGACTGCACCCTGGCATCTATAGCAGCAATTTCACATTGAGTAAGCTGTATTCTAGCTTAGCTATTTCCAAATGGTACTGGAATGTGATTTACAATTTCCTCCTGCAGTTGACTGCTAACATACGTATATATAGTACAACAAAGATACACATAAGGGTGAGTTATTGCCTTTTCATTGCACACCCTTTCCTAAACATCTGGAGTTTTATTTACGTGGCACTTAGTCTTCCTCTGAAGAGTACCtatgcctggaaaaaaaatatatgcaacaGCTACAAaagatgaggaggaagagaacagTATGGCTAATAATGAGAACACCAACAGCAAAAATGTACAAGGTTTTGTCACAGTAATCCTGGGGCTGGTGAAAAGGTGGGATGAAATTTGGCAGGTACACTGAAAACACCCAGTAGTTCCCAAGAATGAaccaaaggaagaggaagatgctGAGGGTTAGATGGATGTAGTACTTGTGAGCGTTCTGCCTCCAGGGGTATTCGtcgtcatcatcatcatcaatcACAACAGACTTGGAAAGCAGTTGCCTCATCT encodes:
- the TMEM272 gene encoding transmembrane protein 272, which produces MPAGLEKACHRCISKIASNACFIFGLLAFLALPLSMTFTGMKFLEDCPVQPLIPLYLLVGGVIGSLKVTLLLYDSTKMRQLLSKSVVIDDDDDDEYPWRQNAHKYYIHLTLSIFLFLWFILGNYWVFSVYLPNFIPPFHQPQDYCDKTLYIFAVGVLIISHTVLFLLIFCSCCIYFFSRHRYSSEED